The Desulfovibrio subterraneus genome has a segment encoding these proteins:
- a CDS encoding iron-containing alcohol dehydrogenase: MLVTKFAIPEIIFGKGSTKHLAQCARRLGARRVLLVSDDGLERAGWVSMIKGLLEEDLLDCVYFNNVDSNPRDHQVHEGAALYREAQADVIIGLGGGSPIDAAKGIATIVGNGGQIRDYEGANKIMRPLPPMIFIPSTAGSGSDMSQYSIITDVERQVKMSIISRSLVPNLSIIDPTMLTTKTPELIIASAVDALAHAVESYVSKAASPFTEHQALLSIRLILDNINEAVETRSLHALEQLSIASTAAGMSFSNAGLGIGHSLAHSIGGRYDVLHGLVHPILLPVVMRFNLPASEKKMACIGKEVLGPRICSERCLGEKGIDALHEMFVRLGVTTRLRDILPTNSDMEAICRMAERDTCTITNPRQASWQDLLRICEEAW; the protein is encoded by the coding sequence ATGCTGGTAACCAAATTTGCCATTCCGGAGATCATTTTCGGTAAAGGGAGCACGAAACACCTTGCCCAATGCGCCCGCAGGCTGGGAGCACGCCGGGTGCTGCTGGTCAGCGATGACGGGCTGGAGCGGGCAGGGTGGGTCTCCATGATAAAGGGCCTGCTGGAAGAAGACCTGCTGGACTGCGTCTACTTCAACAACGTGGACTCCAACCCGCGCGACCATCAGGTGCACGAAGGTGCGGCCCTGTATAGGGAAGCGCAGGCGGATGTCATTATCGGGCTTGGCGGCGGCAGCCCCATAGACGCGGCCAAGGGTATTGCCACCATCGTGGGCAACGGCGGCCAGATCCGCGACTACGAAGGCGCCAACAAGATCATGCGGCCGCTGCCGCCCATGATCTTCATCCCCTCCACGGCGGGCAGCGGCTCGGATATGTCGCAATACAGCATCATCACCGACGTGGAACGGCAGGTGAAGATGTCCATCATCAGCCGCTCGCTGGTACCCAACCTTTCCATCATAGACCCCACCATGCTCACCACCAAGACGCCTGAGCTTATCATCGCCTCGGCCGTGGATGCGCTGGCACATGCGGTGGAATCCTATGTCTCCAAGGCCGCCTCGCCCTTTACCGAGCATCAGGCGCTGCTTTCCATCCGTCTTATCCTCGACAACATCAACGAGGCAGTGGAAACCCGCTCCCTGCATGCTCTGGAACAGCTCAGCATTGCCAGCACAGCGGCGGGCATGTCGTTCAGCAACGCGGGGCTCGGCATAGGCCATTCTCTGGCGCACTCCATAGGCGGGCGCTACGACGTGCTGCACGGACTGGTGCACCCCATTCTGCTGCCCGTGGTCATGCGCTTCAACCTGCCTGCCTCGGAAAAGAAGATGGCCTGCATCGGCAAGGAAGTGCTTGGCCCGCGCATCTGCTCGGAACGCTGCCTTGGCGAAAAGGGCATAGACGCCCTGCACGAAATGTTTGTCCGGCTCGGGGTGACCACCCGCCTGCGCGATATTCTGCCGACCAACTCGGACATGGAGGCAATCTGCCGCATGGCCGAACGCGACACCTGCACCATAACCAACCCCAGACAGGCTTCGTGGCAGGACCTTCTCCGTATCTGTGAGGAGGCATGGTGA
- a CDS encoding two-component system sensor histidine kinase NtrB encodes MENTTIQDLIGIEHSKLNFFQELQQTIVELKTSHEKSEAQRREIAAIFEGITDLMMVLSEDMRIISVNHVFMEIFPDGDPRGKYCYELFTGNNVPCPNCPAFQSLRHDTVCKETAIFRIANRNMHFEMVSSPLKSPHLKEHQVVIFKRNVTMEKEYQAKFYQAEKMATMGVLAAGVAHEINNPLTAVSGFAEGIRRRIPKLEGVVDAKLIDDFKEYTDTILKECQRCQAIVQTLLTFSRPTKAAFQPVDINSVVEDTVRILQHHFKKRPGLKVVLQLQRGLPHIIGDEAQLKQVALNLLTNAVDAIEDNGTVIVTTVHAPETQGVRLIVQDTGCGIPEDKLNKLFEPFFTTKPVGKGIGIGLATCYAIVQEHEGDISIMSALGEGTCFTVTLPQTQAGVHA; translated from the coding sequence ATGGAAAACACCACTATTCAGGACCTCATCGGCATTGAGCACAGCAAGCTCAACTTCTTTCAGGAACTGCAGCAGACCATTGTGGAACTGAAGACCAGCCATGAGAAATCCGAAGCGCAGCGCAGAGAGATAGCCGCAATTTTTGAAGGCATTACCGACCTGATGATGGTGCTCTCGGAAGACATGCGCATCATCTCCGTGAACCACGTGTTCATGGAAATTTTCCCCGACGGGGACCCGCGTGGCAAATACTGCTACGAGCTGTTCACGGGCAACAATGTTCCCTGCCCCAATTGTCCGGCCTTCCAGTCTCTGCGGCACGATACGGTGTGCAAGGAGACGGCCATCTTCCGCATCGCAAACCGGAACATGCATTTCGAGATGGTTTCGTCGCCGCTCAAGAGCCCGCACCTGAAGGAACATCAGGTGGTTATCTTCAAGCGCAATGTGACCATGGAAAAGGAATATCAGGCCAAGTTCTATCAGGCTGAGAAAATGGCCACCATGGGTGTGCTGGCTGCCGGTGTGGCGCACGAGATAAACAATCCGCTTACGGCGGTATCCGGCTTTGCAGAAGGCATCCGGCGGCGCATTCCCAAGCTTGAAGGGGTGGTGGATGCAAAGCTCATAGACGACTTCAAGGAATACACGGATACCATTCTGAAGGAATGCCAGCGCTGTCAGGCCATCGTGCAGACGCTGCTCACCTTCAGCCGTCCCACCAAGGCGGCGTTTCAGCCGGTGGATATCAATTCCGTGGTGGAAGATACCGTGCGCATTCTCCAGCACCATTTCAAGAAGCGTCCCGGCCTCAAGGTCGTATTGCAGTTGCAGCGGGGGCTGCCACATATCATCGGCGACGAGGCCCAGCTCAAGCAGGTGGCTCTGAACCTGCTGACCAACGCCGTGGACGCCATAGAAGATAACGGAACCGTCATCGTGACCACCGTTCATGCACCGGAAACACAGGGCGTGCGTCTGATAGTGCAGGACACGGGCTGCGGTATTCCGGAAGACAAACTCAATAAGCTGTTCGAGCCGTTTTTCACCACAAAGCCGGTGGGCAAGGGCATCGGAATCGGCCTTGCCACCTGCTACGCCATTGTTCAGGAGCACGAGGGAGACATCAGCATCATGAGCGCACTCGGGGAGGGCACGTGCTTTACGGTCACGTTGCCGCAAACACAGGCAGGAGTACATGCATAG
- a CDS encoding sigma-54-dependent transcriptional regulator: MHSKSYNVLVIDDEESILKLLERELATTERSVETASSGRAAREKLNKKRFDVIISDIRLPDADGLDLLTEFRSMYPDVEIILITGHGDIDNAVEAMRIGAYDYIPKPFNLDRIELVVERAYQRSCLQRENRTFRHTKTSTPPSKLVGNSSVVKHLRFLINKVAPTEVPVLITGDSGAGKDVVAQSIQNASTRSDKPFIIKNCATLQKELIRSELFGHTRGSFTGATDDREGLLGFADTGTLFLDEIGELPLELQGSLLRVLEARRYRRVGEKTERCIDIRFIFATSRNLTQGVEDGTFNEALYHRINVFNIQIPPLKERKEDLSLLTEHFLGRMAANFGQQPPAISDKAMQALLAYHWPGNVRELRNVLERSLILCENNVITDRALPQELVAKAAERRSAGNSIFSLGEVEREHILRALNFFNGNRLHAAEALGIGRKTLYRKLEKYSIS, from the coding sequence ATGCATAGTAAGAGTTACAATGTTCTCGTCATAGATGACGAAGAATCCATTCTTAAGTTGCTTGAGCGTGAACTGGCCACAACGGAACGATCGGTTGAAACGGCTTCCAGCGGGCGTGCGGCCCGTGAGAAGCTGAACAAGAAGCGGTTTGATGTCATCATCTCCGATATCCGCCTGCCGGATGCGGACGGATTGGATCTGCTGACGGAATTTCGCAGCATGTACCCCGACGTGGAGATCATACTCATTACCGGTCACGGCGACATCGACAACGCCGTGGAGGCAATGCGCATAGGTGCGTATGACTACATTCCCAAGCCCTTCAATCTGGACAGGATTGAACTGGTGGTGGAGCGCGCCTATCAGCGTTCCTGCCTGCAGCGGGAAAACAGAACCTTCCGGCACACCAAGACGAGCACCCCGCCATCCAAGTTGGTGGGCAATTCTTCAGTGGTGAAGCACCTGCGCTTTCTCATTAACAAGGTGGCACCCACCGAGGTGCCCGTGCTTATCACGGGCGACAGCGGGGCCGGCAAGGACGTTGTGGCACAGTCCATTCAGAATGCCAGCACCCGCAGCGACAAGCCGTTCATCATCAAGAACTGCGCGACGTTGCAGAAGGAACTTATCCGCAGCGAGCTTTTCGGGCACACCCGGGGTTCCTTCACGGGGGCAACGGATGACCGCGAAGGCCTGCTGGGCTTTGCCGATACCGGCACACTGTTTCTGGATGAAATAGGCGAGCTGCCGCTTGAGCTGCAAGGCTCGCTGCTGCGCGTGCTGGAAGCCCGGCGCTATCGCAGGGTGGGCGAAAAGACAGAGCGCTGCATCGATATCCGTTTCATTTTTGCCACCAGCCGCAACCTTACGCAGGGGGTGGAAGACGGCACCTTCAACGAGGCGCTCTATCACCGCATCAACGTGTTCAATATCCAGATTCCGCCCCTCAAGGAACGCAAGGAAGACCTTTCTCTGCTTACGGAGCACTTTCTCGGGCGCATGGCAGCCAACTTCGGCCAGCAACCTCCTGCCATATCAGACAAGGCCATGCAGGCCCTGCTGGCGTATCACTGGCCGGGTAACGTGCGTGAACTGCGCAACGTGCTGGAACGCAGCCTCATACTCTGCGAAAACAACGTCATCACGGACCGCGCCCTGCCGCAGGAACTGGTAGCCAAGGCTGCCGAGCGACGCAGCGCGGGCAACAGCATATTTTCGCTGGGCGAGGTGGAACGGGAACACATTCTGCGGGCGCTCAATTTCTTCAACGGCAACCGCCTGCACGCGGCTGAAGCGCTGGGTATTGGCAGGAAAACCTTGTACCGGAAGCTGGAGAAATATTCTATCTCATGA
- a CDS encoding iron-containing alcohol dehydrogenase, translated as MAVREEVYGFFIPSVTLMGIGSHKEIPNKIKALGSKKPLLVTDKGITAVGITQQIVDLLKANGMDCVVYDETIPNPTDKNVHDGVEVYKKNKCDSLITLGGGSSHDCGKGVGLVIANGGKIHDFEGVDKSTKPMPPYIAVNTTAGTASEMTRFCIITDTSRKVKMAIVDWRVTPTIAIDDPLLMMGMPPALTAATGMDALTHAVEAYVSTIATPMTDACAEKSIKLIFQFLRRAVANGQDIDAREGMCYAQYLAGMAFNNASLGHVHAMAHQLGGFYDLPHGECNAILLPHVEQFNLIARVERFAEMATWMGENIEGLSPRAAAEKALVAIRQLSSDVGIPSGLIELGKRYGKDVKAEDIPTMTSNAQKDACGLTNPRRPKDSDVTAIYQAAL; from the coding sequence ATGGCAGTAAGAGAGGAAGTGTATGGTTTCTTTATTCCCAGCGTAACTCTTATGGGCATTGGGTCCCACAAGGAAATCCCCAACAAGATCAAGGCGCTTGGCAGCAAAAAACCTTTGCTGGTAACCGACAAGGGTATCACCGCTGTAGGGATTACCCAGCAGATAGTCGATCTGCTCAAGGCCAACGGCATGGACTGCGTGGTCTATGACGAAACCATACCCAACCCCACTGACAAGAACGTGCACGACGGCGTTGAAGTCTACAAGAAGAACAAGTGCGACTCCCTTATCACCCTTGGCGGCGGCAGCTCGCATGACTGTGGCAAGGGCGTGGGTCTCGTCATTGCCAACGGCGGCAAGATTCATGACTTCGAAGGTGTGGATAAGTCCACCAAGCCCATGCCCCCCTATATTGCGGTGAACACCACCGCCGGCACCGCATCTGAAATGACCCGTTTCTGCATCATCACCGATACCTCCCGCAAGGTGAAGATGGCCATTGTTGACTGGCGTGTTACTCCCACCATCGCCATCGACGATCCGCTGCTCATGATGGGTATGCCTCCTGCCCTGACCGCAGCCACCGGTATGGATGCCCTGACGCACGCCGTAGAAGCCTATGTCTCCACCATAGCCACCCCCATGACCGACGCCTGCGCCGAAAAGTCCATCAAGCTCATTTTCCAGTTCCTGCGCCGTGCCGTTGCCAACGGTCAGGACATCGATGCCCGCGAAGGTATGTGCTACGCACAGTATCTGGCCGGTATGGCATTCAACAACGCCAGCCTCGGCCATGTGCACGCCATGGCTCACCAGCTGGGCGGCTTCTACGATCTGCCGCATGGCGAATGTAACGCCATTCTGCTGCCGCACGTTGAACAGTTCAACCTTATTGCCCGGGTTGAGCGCTTTGCCGAAATGGCAACCTGGATGGGTGAAAACATCGAAGGCCTGAGCCCCAGAGCAGCCGCCGAAAAGGCGCTTGTTGCCATCCGTCAGCTTTCCTCTGACGTGGGCATTCCTTCCGGCCTCATCGAACTCGGCAAGCGTTACGGAAAGGACGTGAAGGCCGAAGACATCCCCACCATGACCTCCAATGCACAGAAAGATGCCTGCGGCCTGACTAACCCCCGCCGTCCCAAGGACAGCGACGTCACGGCCATCTACCAGGCAGCTCTGTAA
- a CDS encoding 4Fe-4S dicluster domain-containing protein, with the protein MPTPSATHRFDEDFLKEVQQGSEQNLTRCYQCGNCTAGCPLSFAYDIPVNRLMRLLQAGEKHAVLSSKAIWLCASCETCTTRCPNEIDVARIMDVLRHMARREGLVAEPPVRHMWDAFLSSVEKYGRVFEAGMMANFVRRTGRFWTDADLAPVAIGKGKLGLRPHAIKHPDEVQRIFARFRDQR; encoded by the coding sequence ATGCCCACCCCCAGTGCAACCCACCGTTTTGACGAAGATTTCCTCAAAGAAGTGCAACAAGGCAGCGAACAGAACCTTACCCGCTGCTATCAGTGCGGCAACTGCACGGCAGGCTGCCCGCTCTCTTTTGCCTACGACATTCCGGTCAACCGGCTCATGCGCCTGCTGCAGGCCGGAGAAAAGCACGCCGTGCTTTCCTCCAAGGCCATATGGCTGTGTGCTTCGTGCGAGACGTGCACCACCCGCTGCCCCAACGAGATAGACGTTGCCCGCATCATGGACGTGCTGCGGCACATGGCGCGGCGTGAAGGGCTGGTGGCGGAACCCCCTGTCCGGCATATGTGGGACGCCTTTCTCAGCTCCGTGGAAAAATACGGCCGTGTGTTCGAGGCAGGCATGATGGCCAACTTCGTACGACGCACCGGCCGGTTCTGGACCGATGCCGACCTTGCTCCTGTTGCCATAGGCAAGGGCAAGCTGGGGCTGCGTCCGCATGCCATCAAACATCCGGATGAAGTGCAGCGTATTTTCGCCCGCTTCAGGGACCAGCGCTAG
- a CDS encoding CoB--CoM heterodisulfide reductase iron-sulfur subunit B family protein, translating to MTRQYAYYPGCSAMGSSIEYDISTRALCKSLGVELVDIPDWNCCGSTPAHASDHLLSASLVARNLAIAESMDVEGIITPCPSCLKNLKTTSLRMQRKGFHEKVEHIVERPVRADLPIRSVLQTVIEHCSPEAIAEHVSKPLKGLKVVPYYGCIMNRPPDVMTFDDPENPTSLDRLMQALGAEVLPFPHKVDCCGASLGLVRRELVTRLSGRILDTAASLGADAIVTACPMCQMNLDLRQNQINRANGTQHRMPIFYYTQLAGLALGQHESCLRMDKLCVSPARALQQVGAPAQEEPAR from the coding sequence ATGACCAGACAATATGCTTATTACCCCGGATGCTCCGCCATGGGCTCCTCCATCGAATACGATATTTCCACCCGCGCCCTGTGCAAGTCACTGGGCGTGGAGCTGGTGGATATTCCGGACTGGAACTGCTGTGGCTCCACTCCGGCCCATGCCAGCGATCACCTTCTTTCGGCCAGCCTTGTGGCGCGCAACCTCGCCATTGCAGAGAGCATGGACGTGGAAGGCATCATCACCCCCTGTCCCAGCTGCCTGAAGAATCTGAAGACCACCAGCCTGCGCATGCAGCGCAAGGGGTTTCACGAAAAGGTGGAGCATATTGTGGAGCGCCCCGTGCGCGCCGATCTGCCCATCCGCTCCGTGCTGCAGACCGTTATCGAGCACTGCTCGCCCGAGGCCATTGCCGAGCATGTCTCCAAGCCGCTCAAGGGCCTGAAGGTGGTTCCCTATTACGGGTGCATCATGAACCGCCCGCCGGATGTCATGACCTTTGACGACCCTGAGAATCCCACCAGTCTGGACAGGCTCATGCAGGCTCTGGGGGCCGAGGTGCTGCCCTTCCCCCACAAGGTGGACTGCTGCGGTGCCTCGCTGGGCCTTGTGCGGCGCGAGCTTGTTACCCGCCTTTCCGGTCGTATTCTCGATACAGCGGCCTCGCTGGGGGCGGATGCCATCGTCACCGCCTGCCCCATGTGCCAGATGAACCTTGATCTGCGCCAGAACCAGATAAACAGGGCCAACGGAACGCAACACCGTATGCCGATCTTTTATTACACCCAGCTCGCGGGTCTGGCGCTGGGGCAGCACGAATCCTGCCTGCGCATGGACAAGCTGTGCGTGAGCCCTGCCAGAGCCCTGCAACAGGTCGGAGCACCTGCCCAAGAGGAGCCAGCACGATGA
- a CDS encoding CoB--CoM heterodisulfide reductase iron-sulfur subunit A family protein, with amino-acid sequence MNIGVFVCHCGSNIAGTVDTEKVAEAARSFPDVAFATDTMYACSEPGQAGIIDAIKDYGLDGIVVASCTPRMHEATFRKTLERAGLNKYLFEMANIREHVSWIGKDKELNTNKAAELVQMAVAKLRNNTELHAGEFEINKRVMVIGGGVAGIQAALDCADGGLEVILVERESTIGGKMAKLDKTFPTVDCSSCILGPRMVDVAQHPNITLYAMSEVESVNGFVGNFDVSIRKKATYVDWEACTGCGQCMEKCPSKKAEDRFNEGVGTTTAINIPFPQAIPKKAVINANACIMLSKGKCGACAKLCPTQAIRFEQQDEIVQEQVGAIIAATGYDLFDHTLYGEYGGGRYPDVITSIQYERLLSASGPTGGHIKRPSDGREPKNIVFIQCVGSRDPSVNRPYCSGFCCMYTAKQAILTKDHIPDSQSHVFYMDIRSPGKLYDEFTRRAMEEYGARYIRGRVSTIQPRDGYYVVKGADTIMGSQVEVKADLVVLAVGAEASKGAGALAEKLRISYDGYGFFMEGHPKLKPVETNTAGVYLAGSCQGPKDIPASVAQGSAAASKVQALFSKDKLASDPQVSSVAIQRCVGCAKCESTCPFGAIEMTEFRGMPKASVVETVCQGCGVCAVTCPQGAIQLQHFTDNQILAEVNALCPY; translated from the coding sequence ATGAATATAGGGGTTTTCGTGTGCCACTGCGGTTCAAACATCGCAGGCACCGTGGATACGGAAAAGGTTGCGGAAGCGGCACGCAGCTTCCCGGACGTGGCCTTTGCCACGGACACCATGTACGCCTGCTCCGAACCGGGACAGGCGGGCATAATTGACGCCATCAAAGATTACGGGCTGGACGGCATTGTTGTTGCTTCCTGCACGCCCCGCATGCACGAGGCAACCTTCCGCAAGACGCTGGAACGCGCCGGTCTGAACAAATACCTCTTTGAAATGGCCAACATCCGCGAGCATGTTTCGTGGATTGGCAAAGACAAGGAGCTCAATACCAACAAGGCCGCGGAACTGGTGCAGATGGCCGTTGCCAAGCTGCGCAACAATACCGAGCTGCACGCGGGCGAGTTCGAGATAAACAAGCGCGTCATGGTCATAGGCGGCGGTGTGGCGGGCATCCAGGCTGCGCTGGACTGCGCGGACGGCGGGCTTGAAGTCATTCTCGTCGAGCGCGAATCGACCATTGGCGGCAAGATGGCCAAACTGGACAAGACCTTCCCCACCGTGGACTGTTCCAGCTGCATTCTCGGCCCCCGCATGGTGGACGTGGCCCAGCATCCCAACATCACGCTCTACGCTATGTCGGAAGTGGAAAGCGTGAACGGGTTTGTGGGCAACTTTGATGTCTCCATCCGCAAAAAGGCCACCTACGTGGACTGGGAAGCCTGCACCGGCTGCGGCCAGTGCATGGAAAAATGTCCCAGCAAAAAGGCAGAAGACCGCTTCAATGAAGGCGTGGGTACCACCACGGCCATTAATATCCCCTTCCCGCAGGCCATTCCCAAGAAGGCCGTGATCAATGCGAATGCCTGCATCATGCTCTCCAAGGGCAAGTGCGGCGCCTGCGCCAAGCTGTGTCCCACGCAGGCCATACGCTTTGAGCAGCAGGACGAGATTGTCCAGGAACAGGTGGGAGCCATTATCGCGGCCACCGGCTACGATCTTTTCGACCATACCCTGTACGGGGAATATGGCGGTGGAAGATATCCGGATGTCATCACATCCATCCAGTACGAACGCCTGCTTTCGGCATCCGGCCCGACGGGGGGGCACATCAAGCGTCCCTCCGACGGCAGGGAACCCAAGAACATCGTGTTCATCCAGTGCGTGGGCTCGCGCGATCCTTCGGTGAACCGCCCGTACTGTTCCGGTTTCTGCTGCATGTATACGGCAAAGCAGGCCATTCTGACCAAAGACCACATCCCGGATTCCCAGTCCCACGTCTTCTACATGGACATCCGCTCGCCCGGTAAGCTCTATGACGAGTTCACCCGCAGAGCCATGGAAGAATACGGCGCGCGCTACATCCGCGGTCGTGTTTCCACCATCCAGCCCCGCGACGGCTATTATGTGGTCAAGGGTGCCGATACCATCATGGGCTCGCAGGTGGAGGTGAAAGCCGACCTCGTTGTGCTGGCCGTGGGTGCGGAGGCATCAAAGGGAGCCGGTGCGCTGGCCGAAAAGCTGCGCATTTCCTACGACGGTTACGGCTTCTTCATGGAAGGCCACCCCAAGCTCAAGCCCGTGGAAACCAACACGGCAGGGGTCTATCTGGCCGGGTCCTGTCAGGGGCCCAAAGACATTCCCGCCTCCGTGGCACAGGGCAGCGCGGCCGCCAGCAAGGTGCAGGCGCTGTTCTCCAAGGACAAGCTCGCCAGCGACCCGCAGGTTTCCAGCGTGGCCATACAGCGCTGTGTGGGCTGCGCCAAGTGCGAATCCACCTGTCCCTTCGGGGCCATTGAAATGACGGAGTTCCGCGGCATGCCCAAGGCATCGGTTGTGGAAACCGTCTGTCAGGGGTGCGGCGTCTGCGCAGTAACCTGTCCGCAGGGGGCCATTCAGCTTCAGCACTTTACCGATAACCAGATTCTTGCCGAGGTGAACGCCTTATGCCCGTACTAG
- a CDS encoding hydrogenase iron-sulfur subunit, producing the protein MPVLEGKELRIVGFLCNWCSYGGADTAGVGRFAQPTDLRVIKLPCTGRVNPLFVVRAFLNGADGVLVSGCHPGDCHYTAGNFYARRRLEVLRELLDVMGIQPERFHYTWVSASEGQKWKQVVSDFTARIHELGPATSFSSCAAVAVETGMKTAI; encoded by the coding sequence ATGCCCGTACTAGAAGGAAAAGAACTGCGCATTGTGGGATTTCTCTGCAACTGGTGCTCCTACGGGGGCGCAGACACCGCCGGAGTGGGACGCTTTGCCCAGCCCACGGACCTGCGCGTCATCAAGCTGCCCTGCACGGGGCGCGTGAATCCGCTCTTCGTGGTGCGCGCCTTTCTCAACGGTGCGGACGGCGTGCTGGTTTCCGGCTGTCATCCAGGCGACTGCCACTACACTGCAGGCAACTTCTATGCCCGCAGAAGGCTTGAGGTTCTGCGCGAACTGCTCGACGTCATGGGCATTCAGCCCGAGCGTTTTCACTACACCTGGGTTTCCGCATCGGAAGGGCAGAAGTGGAAACAGGTCGTCTCGGATTTCACCGCCCGCATCCATGAACTTGGCCCTGCAACATCCTTCAGCAGTTGTGCTGCTGTTGCGGTCGAAACCGGCATGAAGACCGCAATCTGA
- a CDS encoding 4Fe-4S dicluster domain-containing protein, with product MSQHTLELRKLIAEALPGLDVVLAWTSGFSPMTSTPLFIATDEDLDRLDFGPMHVQNLAAYLPSLKGRKVGIVTRGCDSRTIIELLQENLINRDEITIFGISCTGAINIRKVREAVGGEKLRSVETGKDIVSVTTDEGTHTVPLHNVLMDKCYSCQSQTPLIHDHMVTERTGCHLTGEAPESSLDRLDAMEPAARFAFWEESMDRCIRCYACRNACPLCVCKDSCVAQSRDPHWLDQSDTPREKLMFQAIHALHTAGRCTECGECERACPMGIPVLAMKQALNRRIKHLFDYQAGMDAENTPPLFMFRQQEEHIKERDAR from the coding sequence GTGTCACAGCATACATTGGAACTGCGCAAGCTCATTGCAGAAGCCCTGCCAGGGCTGGATGTGGTGCTGGCATGGACATCCGGCTTCAGCCCGATGACCAGCACCCCGCTTTTCATCGCGACCGACGAAGATCTGGACAGGCTGGATTTCGGTCCCATGCATGTGCAGAACCTTGCCGCCTATCTGCCTTCGCTCAAGGGCCGCAAGGTGGGCATTGTCACCCGCGGGTGCGACAGCCGCACCATTATCGAGCTGCTGCAGGAAAACCTGATCAACCGCGACGAGATTACCATCTTCGGCATTTCCTGCACCGGCGCGATCAACATCCGCAAGGTGCGCGAGGCCGTGGGCGGCGAGAAATTACGGTCGGTGGAGACGGGCAAGGACATCGTTTCCGTCACCACGGACGAAGGCACGCACACGGTTCCCCTGCACAATGTGCTGATGGACAAGTGCTACAGCTGCCAGAGCCAGACTCCGCTCATCCATGACCATATGGTGACGGAGCGCACCGGCTGCCACCTGACCGGCGAAGCACCGGAAAGCTCGCTGGACAGGCTGGATGCCATGGAACCGGCCGCCCGTTTTGCCTTCTGGGAAGAGAGCATGGACCGCTGCATTCGCTGCTATGCCTGCCGCAACGCCTGCCCGCTGTGCGTCTGCAAGGATAGCTGCGTGGCACAGAGCCGCGATCCGCACTGGCTTGATCAGTCCGACACCCCGCGGGAAAAGCTGATGTTTCAGGCCATTCATGCCCTGCACACCGCAGGCCGTTGCACCGAATGCGGCGAATGCGAACGCGCCTGCCCCATGGGCATTCCCGTGCTCGCCATGAAGCAGGCCCTGAACCGGCGGATCAAGCACCTGTTCGACTATCAGGCAGGCATGGATGCGGAGAACACTCCGCCGCTCTTCATGTTCCGCCAGCAGGAAGAACACATCAAGGAGAGGGATGCACGATGA